A genome region from Salinigranum halophilum includes the following:
- a CDS encoding DUF7351 domain-containing protein: MTAASDRDADDEDEDETTPAAAFSRLANDTRVEILRALGDSGERDPRQMPYKPFDTDEPEGLSYAELRARADVADSGRFNYHLGQLVDHFIEKSGDTYRLSWLGVLAFRFVIAGVLHDQVTVDPFETDSLCGACETPLEACYPSEQLFFLQCPDCGSRPVGIDLPAHAVRNRSHEELLRVVDRRERGQISLLSDGICYWCAGRVEAAVHPSPASRAGVQRTQPTVTLLCQDCGGVRFPTVGTVVATDPRIVAFLVNHADDCDRFVWEWPFTTAPDAVTVASTDPLRVRVDVEGDDGAQLRVVVDDSGTITTVDSR; the protein is encoded by the coding sequence ATGACCGCCGCGTCCGACCGTGACGCAGACGACGAGGACGAAGACGAGACGACTCCAGCGGCGGCCTTCTCCCGCCTGGCGAACGACACTCGGGTCGAAATCCTCAGAGCGCTGGGCGACAGCGGCGAACGGGACCCTCGGCAGATGCCGTACAAGCCGTTCGATACAGACGAGCCGGAGGGACTCTCGTACGCCGAACTCCGCGCTCGAGCCGACGTCGCAGACAGCGGCCGGTTCAACTACCACCTGGGACAACTCGTCGACCACTTCATCGAGAAGTCGGGCGACACCTACCGGCTCTCGTGGCTCGGGGTCCTCGCGTTCCGGTTCGTCATCGCGGGTGTCCTCCACGACCAGGTCACGGTCGACCCGTTCGAGACCGACTCGCTCTGCGGGGCCTGTGAGACCCCACTGGAGGCGTGCTATCCGAGCGAACAGCTGTTCTTCCTCCAGTGTCCCGACTGCGGAAGCCGCCCCGTCGGCATCGACCTCCCGGCCCACGCGGTCCGGAACCGGTCCCACGAGGAACTGCTCCGCGTCGTCGACCGACGGGAGCGAGGCCAGATTTCGCTCCTGAGCGACGGTATCTGTTACTGGTGTGCTGGCCGGGTCGAGGCGGCCGTCCATCCGTCTCCCGCTTCCCGAGCGGGCGTCCAACGAACCCAGCCGACCGTCACGCTGTTGTGCCAAGACTGCGGCGGGGTCCGGTTCCCGACCGTCGGGACGGTGGTCGCCACGGACCCACGAATCGTCGCCTTCCTCGTGAACCACGCCGACGACTGCGACAGGTTCGTCTGGGAGTGGCCGTTCACCACTGCACCCGACGCCGTGACCGTCGCGTCGACGGACCCGCTCAGGGTCCGGGTCGACGTCGAAGGCGACGACGGCGCGCAGTTGCGAGTGGTGGTCGACGACAGCGGGACCATCACCACGGTCGACTCTCGGTGA
- a CDS encoding ParA family protein yields the protein MLAYSTYSEAGGVGKTTTAANLAVAHARAGLKPLVVPLDPQDGDLSRLFGVDDQRTEPVDNLVRHLIRRPKGDFDELIRTVEGVDIVPEHNMLSDLAEYLQREKDQAEAMGEAFGMHAQLLRVLQEANVPEQYDVLICDPPATEGPHLYNAIHATRSLVIPLEPSAKGRAAVEGLESLVAGLQAQLDVDVGVLAAVPVGFKDTRDQRAIIDEIEYAIPEIIGERASLMEGCWMQQCSAFTYVRDHRSRRRDYELQTLAQFDRIARQLEGAVGIDAPNPPEPGDVDHEVISA from the coding sequence ATGCTCGCGTACTCGACGTACAGTGAGGCCGGCGGGGTCGGCAAGACCACGACGGCGGCGAACCTCGCTGTCGCACACGCACGCGCCGGCTTGAAGCCACTCGTGGTCCCGCTGGACCCCCAGGACGGTGACCTCTCGCGGTTGTTCGGTGTCGACGACCAGCGAACCGAACCGGTCGACAACCTCGTTCGGCACCTCATCCGACGCCCGAAAGGCGATTTCGACGAGTTGATCCGCACCGTCGAGGGTGTCGACATCGTCCCCGAACACAACATGCTCTCGGACCTCGCCGAGTACCTCCAGCGCGAGAAAGACCAGGCAGAGGCGATGGGCGAGGCGTTCGGGATGCACGCACAGTTGCTTCGCGTCCTCCAGGAGGCGAACGTCCCCGAGCAGTACGACGTCCTCATCTGCGACCCACCGGCCACCGAGGGACCACACCTGTACAACGCGATTCACGCGACGCGGTCGCTCGTCATCCCGCTCGAACCGAGCGCGAAAGGCCGCGCGGCCGTCGAGGGGCTCGAATCGCTCGTTGCGGGCCTCCAGGCGCAGTTAGACGTCGACGTCGGCGTCCTGGCCGCGGTCCCCGTCGGCTTCAAAGACACGCGTGACCAGCGGGCGATCATCGACGAGATCGAGTACGCGATTCCGGAGATTATCGGCGAGCGTGCGTCGCTGATGGAAGGCTGCTGGATGCAGCAGTGCTCGGCGTTCACGTACGTCCGCGACCACCGGAGCCGGCGTCGCGATTACGAACTCCAGACCCTCGCGCAGTTCGACCGCATCGCGCGGCAACTCGAAGGGGCGGTCGGTATCGACGCGCCGAACCCACCGGAACCCGGAGACGTCGACCACGAGGTGATCTCCGCATGA
- a CDS encoding site-specific integrase has protein sequence MSPPSDSPREDGRRPGADVAWTMLELDELAAAYWDVVAPAMHADGLDPETERPSHEWLSAHGFRGLVYALREYHGRTFGEFWADDLGLEETDTGYAWGLDHEQTISLLEGYLDSRRERGNLSESSGDTLRYRLAKYVRAYRAANDTDDLLTPVARESDVPAYEATDAAWSAFDTLDAELAPRTMRRIHEAVDAWYAHLVRRQRASVNPVAGLDDEYRWSRRANTSESSPANPALDSSHVNALYKAAETPAERLLVVALCAWGLRSGEVAALHRSQLVLDPPAEAVPYVSFETRKNGPGEVSILYGREAAAERLGELGEREEWNGYLFPSERSTTGHRTRQTLLNRFDDLADRAALPDEIAGQKPVPQMGRRFWYDSYSATQEAILADIGEIAAEQGSASASVVLQEYLTTERRRALRREHMRERLAAAFEGLDRSH, from the coding sequence ATGAGCCCACCCTCCGATTCGCCGCGCGAAGACGGACGACGACCGGGAGCAGACGTCGCGTGGACGATGCTCGAGTTGGACGAACTCGCGGCCGCGTACTGGGACGTGGTCGCGCCGGCGATGCACGCCGATGGTCTCGACCCCGAGACCGAGCGGCCATCACACGAGTGGCTCTCCGCACACGGGTTTCGTGGCCTCGTCTACGCCCTCCGTGAGTACCACGGCCGGACGTTCGGCGAGTTCTGGGCGGACGACCTCGGCCTCGAAGAGACAGACACCGGCTACGCGTGGGGTCTCGATCACGAGCAGACGATTTCCCTCCTCGAAGGGTATCTGGATAGCCGACGCGAGCGTGGAAACCTCAGCGAGTCTTCCGGAGACACCCTCCGCTACCGCCTCGCGAAGTACGTCCGTGCGTACCGTGCCGCCAACGACACCGACGACCTGCTGACCCCGGTCGCCCGTGAGAGCGACGTCCCTGCGTACGAGGCCACAGACGCCGCCTGGAGCGCGTTCGATACCCTCGACGCGGAGTTAGCGCCGCGGACGATGCGCCGGATTCACGAGGCCGTCGACGCCTGGTACGCCCATCTGGTCCGCCGCCAGCGAGCCTCGGTCAATCCCGTCGCCGGACTCGACGACGAGTACCGGTGGAGTCGCCGGGCGAACACGTCGGAGTCGAGTCCGGCGAACCCCGCGCTCGACTCGAGCCACGTCAACGCGCTCTATAAGGCCGCCGAGACGCCTGCCGAGCGGTTGCTGGTCGTCGCGCTCTGTGCCTGGGGGCTGCGTTCCGGTGAAGTGGCCGCCCTCCATCGGTCTCAGCTCGTCCTCGACCCGCCGGCGGAGGCGGTCCCGTACGTCTCCTTCGAGACGCGGAAGAACGGGCCCGGCGAGGTCTCCATCCTGTACGGCCGAGAGGCTGCCGCGGAGCGACTCGGCGAACTCGGTGAGCGCGAGGAGTGGAACGGCTACCTGTTCCCTTCTGAGCGCTCGACCACTGGACACCGCACCCGACAGACCCTCCTGAACCGGTTCGACGACCTGGCCGACCGAGCCGCGCTTCCGGACGAAATCGCCGGGCAGAAGCCTGTCCCACAGATGGGGCGGCGGTTCTGGTACGACTCGTATTCGGCGACACAGGAGGCCATCCTGGCCGACATCGGCGAGATCGCCGCCGAACAGGGAAGCGCGAGCGCGTCGGTCGTCCTCCAGGAGTATCTCACCACGGAACGACGCCGCGCCCTCCGCCGCGAACACATGCGCGAGCGACTCGCGGCTGCCTTCGAAGGGCTTGACCGTTCCCACTAG
- a CDS encoding cupin domain-containing protein, whose protein sequence is MSYRKVNYEDVEQVSDAKHFLSEPLGCRQVGVTFSRCPPGWNSEPHDHAQDEHEEVYVLVSGAAEVRIDQESVPVEEGDAVWIAPEATRQIRNGEEESAFVLISAPEFDSSGSSDDAWDITGFNG, encoded by the coding sequence ATGAGCTATCGGAAGGTGAACTACGAGGACGTCGAACAAGTTTCAGATGCCAAGCATTTCCTGAGTGAACCGCTCGGCTGTCGACAGGTCGGCGTGACGTTCTCTCGGTGTCCACCAGGATGGAACAGCGAACCCCACGACCACGCCCAAGATGAACACGAGGAAGTATACGTACTGGTCAGTGGGGCTGCAGAAGTCCGAATTGATCAAGAATCGGTGCCTGTTGAAGAGGGAGATGCTGTCTGGATTGCACCTGAGGCAACGAGGCAGATCAGGAACGGTGAGGAGGAAAGTGCCTTCGTCCTGATCAGTGCCCCCGAATTCGATTCCTCCGGCAGTTCAGATGATGCCTGGGACATCACTGGGTTCAACGGATAG
- a CDS encoding DUF7124 domain-containing protein, whose amino-acid sequence MTTDTMTLAFELAALRQIREPQAVIVDARRWAQNVGLVSTDSCAAHVFSAEHLIRRDFQIAPTASNFQHLSSRITTERHVLVGESPDRPDYLPQHHWEYFALADAASAADWELDNNEAKPRKQLTSWLARVFRS is encoded by the coding sequence ATGACCACCGACACCATGACGCTCGCGTTCGAGCTTGCGGCGCTTCGGCAGATTCGTGAGCCACAGGCGGTTATCGTCGATGCACGCAGATGGGCGCAGAACGTCGGTCTCGTCTCGACCGACTCCTGCGCCGCTCACGTCTTCAGTGCCGAGCATCTCATTCGTCGAGACTTCCAGATAGCGCCGACCGCCTCGAACTTCCAGCACCTCTCTAGCCGGATCACGACCGAGAGACACGTTCTGGTTGGAGAGTCTCCTGACCGTCCAGATTACCTTCCTCAGCATCACTGGGAGTATTTCGCTCTCGCGGACGCTGCGAGTGCTGCCGACTGGGAGCTCGATAACAACGAGGCCAAGCCACGGAAACAATTGACCTCCTGGTTGGCTCGTGTATTCAGGAGTTAA
- a CDS encoding 30S ribosomal protein S14 — MARETPQKDSGTEQPNDSRDDNRRVCRMTGREQGLVGKYDIWLCRQSFRELAPKIGFKKYD, encoded by the coding sequence ATGGCACGAGAGACTCCGCAGAAAGACAGTGGAACCGAGCAACCGAACGATTCGAGAGACGACAACCGACGCGTCTGCCGGATGACGGGGCGCGAACAGGGTCTCGTCGGTAAGTACGACATCTGGCTCTGCCGGCAATCGTTCCGCGAACTGGCTCCGAAGATAGGGTTCAAAAAGTATGACTGA
- a CDS encoding NAD(P)/FAD-dependent oxidoreductase, with protein sequence MTSEEARKHESLDVAIVGAGAAGVGLGAVLADLGLGSYAILERDEVGASFRQWPAEMRFITPSFPSNSFGCRDLNAVTTDTSPAFALDREHPTGAEYAEYLQGVVEFHDLPVRTGVEVESVQRHDDGFILHTSTGVIQSRFVIWAAGQFGQPNDDPFPGASHCVHNSRVESWSAFADECVGDPIVVVGGYESGIDAALALADLGHEVVVVDEEGPWQFRGPDPSEVLSPYTSQRLQGVLEDDAPIALEDGIRVQRVDIEEGMFEVLGTDGASFSTRNRPVLATGFERGLGLIDEHFESENGQPQLTERDESTITPGLFLAGPQVAHNGQQFCFIYKFRQRFAVVADEIAARLDVDRTPLDEYREKRMFLEDLSCCEPDMCDC encoded by the coding sequence GTGACATCCGAAGAAGCCCGTAAACACGAGTCGCTCGACGTCGCAATCGTCGGGGCAGGTGCCGCAGGCGTCGGTCTTGGGGCCGTCCTCGCGGATCTGGGTCTCGGCTCCTACGCCATCCTCGAGCGAGACGAAGTCGGAGCGTCGTTCCGACAGTGGCCAGCAGAGATGCGGTTCATCACGCCATCGTTTCCCAGCAACAGCTTCGGCTGTCGGGACCTGAACGCCGTCACCACTGACACCTCACCCGCATTTGCGCTCGACCGTGAACACCCGACCGGCGCAGAGTACGCCGAGTACCTCCAGGGAGTCGTCGAGTTTCACGACTTACCCGTCCGAACCGGTGTGGAAGTGGAGTCAGTTCAACGACACGACGACGGATTCATACTCCACACGTCGACCGGCGTCATCCAGAGTCGGTTCGTCATCTGGGCAGCGGGGCAGTTCGGGCAACCGAACGACGATCCGTTCCCCGGCGCGAGCCACTGCGTCCACAACTCCCGAGTCGAGTCCTGGAGTGCGTTTGCCGACGAGTGTGTCGGGGACCCCATCGTCGTCGTCGGCGGGTACGAGAGCGGTATCGACGCGGCACTCGCACTCGCCGACTTGGGCCACGAAGTAGTCGTCGTCGACGAGGAAGGCCCGTGGCAGTTCCGGGGGCCAGATCCGAGCGAAGTACTCTCACCATATACGAGCCAGCGGCTACAGGGGGTCCTCGAAGACGACGCACCGATCGCCCTCGAAGACGGAATCCGCGTCCAGCGCGTCGACATCGAGGAGGGGATGTTCGAAGTACTCGGTACCGACGGAGCGTCGTTTTCGACACGGAATCGGCCAGTGCTCGCGACTGGATTCGAGCGCGGACTCGGTCTCATCGACGAACACTTCGAATCCGAGAACGGCCAGCCCCAGTTGACCGAGCGTGACGAGTCGACTATCACTCCCGGCCTGTTTCTCGCCGGTCCACAGGTCGCACACAACGGCCAGCAGTTCTGCTTCATCTACAAATTCAGACAGCGCTTCGCCGTCGTCGCCGACGAAATCGCCGCGAGACTCGACGTCGACCGAACCCCCCTCGACGAGTATCGTGAGAAGCGCATGTTCCTCGAGGACCTGTCCTGCTGCGAACCCGACATGTGCGACTGCTAA
- a CDS encoding GTP-binding protein encodes MSRETIPVTLLSGNLGAGKTTVLNNLLNTRTDLDVAVLVNDMGEVNVDAERVAEHSDISEDDEDLIELSNGCICCELRGDLLDALAKLAQAREVDYLVIESTGVAEPLPVAQTLTMGFDQGDLDPTEFYEETGIEVMDYYDLDTTVTVVDAHQFWTTFDSKESLMDGDTEKDLGSLLVEQIEFCDVLLLNKCDLVDEETLDEIEEMIEVLQPRAEIIRTEHGAVDPEAIVDTGRFDFEAASQSAGWLQELQEPHESAEEEHGVTSFVFESRRPFHPERFAELLDEFPTNVVRSKGHFWLAGREDMALGIDAAGHSIRIAPAGGWIAALPVEEREAYFEANPQLEEVWDEEWGDRVTRLVVIGTDMDHDALRTDLDSATLTDEEMDADWDAFEDRFPVFESEDGAAKSDDTEAGENSAEEVGLAD; translated from the coding sequence ATGAGTCGAGAGACGATTCCCGTCACCCTGCTGAGCGGCAACCTCGGCGCGGGCAAAACGACCGTGCTGAACAACCTCCTGAACACACGAACGGACCTGGACGTCGCGGTCCTCGTCAACGACATGGGCGAGGTGAACGTCGACGCCGAGCGCGTCGCCGAACACTCGGACATCTCGGAGGACGACGAGGATTTGATCGAACTGTCGAACGGCTGCATCTGTTGTGAGCTACGCGGCGACCTCCTAGACGCGCTCGCGAAGCTCGCACAAGCCCGCGAGGTCGACTACCTGGTCATCGAATCGACGGGCGTCGCCGAACCGTTGCCCGTCGCCCAGACGCTCACTATGGGATTCGACCAGGGTGACCTCGACCCCACGGAATTCTACGAGGAGACCGGTATCGAGGTGATGGACTACTACGACCTCGACACGACGGTCACCGTCGTCGACGCCCACCAGTTCTGGACGACGTTCGATTCGAAGGAATCGCTGATGGACGGAGACACCGAGAAGGACCTTGGAAGCCTCTTGGTCGAACAGATCGAGTTCTGTGACGTCCTGTTGCTGAACAAGTGTGACCTGGTCGACGAGGAGACGCTCGACGAGATCGAAGAGATGATCGAGGTGCTGCAACCACGCGCGGAGATCATTCGGACCGAACACGGCGCGGTCGATCCCGAGGCAATCGTCGATACCGGACGGTTCGATTTCGAAGCAGCGAGTCAGTCCGCCGGCTGGCTGCAAGAACTTCAGGAACCGCACGAGTCTGCGGAGGAGGAACACGGTGTCACTTCGTTCGTGTTCGAGTCCCGCCGACCGTTCCATCCCGAACGATTCGCCGAGCTGCTGGACGAGTTCCCGACCAACGTCGTCCGGTCGAAGGGCCACTTCTGGCTCGCGGGGCGTGAGGATATGGCGCTGGGGATCGATGCTGCTGGCCACTCTATCCGAATCGCACCTGCAGGCGGATGGATTGCGGCTCTTCCGGTCGAGGAGCGCGAGGCCTACTTCGAGGCCAATCCCCAGCTCGAGGAGGTGTGGGACGAGGAGTGGGGTGACAGAGTGACCCGACTCGTCGTTATCGGCACCGACATGGATCACGATGCGCTCCGAACGGATCTCGATTCGGCCACCCTCACCGACGAAGAGATGGACGCCGACTGGGATGCCTTCGAGGATCGCTTCCCGGTGTTCGAATCTGAGGATGGAGCGGCGAAGAGCGACGACACCGAAGCGGGCGAGAACAGTGCCGAAGAGGTCGGTCTCGCCGACTGA
- a CDS encoding C2H2-type zinc finger protein, whose amino-acid sequence MAYTCSSCDAQFQSAAGVTQHVALHHNTCAECDEQFDDTDSLRDHIHQNH is encoded by the coding sequence ATGGCCTACACCTGTTCCAGCTGCGATGCACAGTTCCAGAGCGCTGCCGGCGTAACCCAGCACGTCGCGCTTCACCACAACACGTGTGCCGAGTGCGACGAGCAGTTCGACGACACCGATTCGCTGCGCGACCACATTCACCAGAATCACTGA
- a CDS encoding DUF7124 domain-containing protein, whose amino-acid sequence MPSNDLTLAISLTAIDELARPKAALEDATTWAKHVGIVSSEPSYIERWRVREAEYPQDFLSGPRTIEEALVSVRNHFKTERYVFVGTDEISEVVKGVPDWTYRSVTDAAMAADWQLVTFFSTDDDWP is encoded by the coding sequence ATGCCGTCGAACGACCTCACGCTTGCGATTTCGCTGACCGCCATCGACGAATTAGCACGGCCGAAAGCAGCGCTCGAAGACGCCACCACGTGGGCAAAACACGTCGGTATTGTCTCTTCGGAACCATCCTACATCGAACGATGGCGGGTACGGGAGGCGGAGTATCCGCAGGATTTCTTATCGGGACCACGGACGATCGAAGAGGCACTGGTGAGCGTGCGAAACCACTTCAAGACCGAACGATACGTGTTCGTCGGGACAGACGAGATCAGCGAGGTAGTGAAGGGGGTGCCTGACTGGACGTACCGGTCGGTGACGGACGCCGCAATGGCTGCCGATTGGCAGCTTGTGACGTTCTTTTCGACTGACGACGACTGGCCGTAG
- a CDS encoding FAD/NAD(P)-binding protein yields MSGPQSYEYVIIGGGIHGTCLANYLLVEGEYSHRDLCLVEPREQLLASLETKARQCGMRTLRSTFVHHIGTEPFSLESFAEGAGREDELVSTENYPNRPTLELFLDHARYVIDRRGIDECHLQSRATGVTSTAAGDRLEVQTDAGSLEARHVVLAVGLGGSRTVPTWGRSLPDDAPLVHVWDEEFDPTTAAKFAGPTFVVGGGITAGQLACNLSEHTDVTLLSRHDLEIELTEADPYWINWRHIKQEIHTLPPGSKARLDRIRAARNDATIPPYVERRLDEARDCDDLEIRRGEITSAHATDDGLLVRFDDDTTEKNAQVVLATGLDPVPEHPFVESVAESLSLERGAGGFPVLDDRTLAWRGTDGMDSSVYVSGALAEPSVGPFARNIVGARRVAERLLASRAGGGSEKAPPAFRGKS; encoded by the coding sequence ATGAGCGGGCCACAGTCCTACGAATACGTAATCATCGGTGGCGGTATTCACGGAACCTGCCTGGCGAACTATCTCCTCGTCGAGGGAGAGTACAGTCACCGGGACCTATGTCTCGTCGAACCTCGCGAGCAGTTACTCGCGTCGCTCGAGACGAAGGCTCGTCAGTGCGGGATGCGAACGCTCCGGTCGACGTTCGTCCACCACATCGGCACAGAGCCGTTCTCGCTGGAATCGTTCGCGGAGGGGGCGGGTCGGGAGGACGAACTCGTCTCGACGGAGAACTATCCGAATCGACCGACGCTGGAACTCTTTCTCGATCACGCTCGATACGTCATTGACCGACGTGGTATCGACGAGTGTCACCTCCAGTCAAGGGCGACGGGAGTTACCAGTACTGCGGCAGGTGACCGACTCGAAGTACAGACGGATGCTGGGTCGCTCGAAGCTCGCCACGTCGTTCTGGCCGTCGGACTCGGTGGCTCGCGGACGGTCCCGACGTGGGGGAGGTCACTCCCCGATGATGCTCCGCTCGTTCACGTCTGGGACGAGGAGTTCGACCCCACGACAGCAGCGAAATTTGCGGGACCGACGTTCGTCGTTGGGGGCGGCATCACCGCTGGGCAACTCGCCTGCAACCTCTCGGAACACACGGACGTGACACTCCTCTCGCGTCATGACCTCGAGATCGAACTGACCGAAGCTGACCCGTACTGGATTAACTGGCGACACATCAAACAAGAGATTCACACGCTTCCGCCGGGGTCGAAGGCCCGTCTCGACCGAATTCGAGCCGCCCGCAACGACGCGACGATCCCCCCGTACGTTGAGCGGCGGCTGGACGAGGCCCGCGACTGTGACGACCTCGAAATCCGACGTGGTGAGATCACGTCTGCACACGCGACAGACGACGGATTACTCGTGCGGTTCGACGACGACACGACCGAAAAGAACGCGCAGGTCGTCCTCGCGACCGGACTCGATCCAGTCCCGGAGCACCCCTTTGTGGAATCCGTCGCTGAATCGTTGTCACTCGAACGTGGGGCAGGCGGGTTTCCCGTTCTTGACGACCGAACACTCGCGTGGCGAGGAACCGACGGCATGGATTCATCGGTGTACGTTTCAGGCGCGCTCGCAGAACCTAGCGTCGGTCCGTTCGCTCGGAATATCGTCGGCGCTCGTCGGGTTGCAGAACGGCTCCTCGCATCACGAGCCGGGGGTGGTTCAGAGAAAGCACCACCGGCTTTCAGGGGGAAATCGTAG
- a CDS encoding metal ABC transporter permease, with translation MDLLAEVLGAPMLAYPFMQRAYLAAVCIAIIGPLVGTFLVHREMSMLSDTLAHTAFAGVAVGLFLNSALQLSLSPLLTAFIVAVVTALLVELLVEHAGAYTDTSLAMVLTGGFAVGSILITATDGGISVGIDAYLFGSLATVSTANVGILVLMSLIVGGLVTLTYRPLLYVTFDATAAQAARLNVRLYKRLMVVLTALVVVSAMQIMGVILVAAMLVVPVAAATQVARSFKQSILLAIIAAEFAAIAGVTLSYVYGIAAGGSIVVAAIAVYAVAVGSQGLAHRLPTVRRLRSQRPGQTREGLEADGGERE, from the coding sequence ATGGACCTCCTGGCGGAGGTTCTCGGGGCGCCGATGCTTGCCTACCCGTTCATGCAGCGGGCGTACCTCGCCGCGGTCTGTATCGCCATCATTGGCCCGCTGGTCGGAACCTTCCTCGTCCATCGGGAGATGTCGATGCTCAGTGACACCCTCGCACACACTGCCTTCGCCGGTGTCGCCGTCGGATTGTTCCTCAATTCGGCCCTCCAACTCTCGCTGTCCCCGCTGCTCACCGCGTTCATCGTCGCAGTCGTCACGGCGCTGCTCGTCGAGTTACTCGTCGAACACGCCGGCGCGTACACCGACACGTCGCTAGCGATGGTGCTTACGGGCGGGTTCGCCGTCGGGAGTATCCTCATCACCGCGACCGACGGCGGCATCTCCGTCGGTATCGACGCCTACCTCTTCGGGAGTCTCGCGACCGTCTCGACGGCGAACGTCGGTATCCTCGTCCTGATGAGTCTCATCGTCGGCGGCCTCGTCACGCTGACGTACCGGCCGCTGCTGTACGTCACGTTCGACGCCACCGCCGCACAGGCGGCCCGACTGAACGTTCGCCTGTACAAACGCCTCATGGTCGTGCTCACCGCACTGGTCGTCGTCAGCGCGATGCAGATCATGGGCGTAATCCTAGTCGCTGCGATGCTCGTCGTTCCGGTCGCCGCCGCGACGCAGGTCGCCAGGAGTTTTAAACAGTCCATCTTGCTGGCGATCATCGCAGCCGAATTCGCGGCGATAGCCGGTGTGACACTATCGTACGTCTACGGGATCGCGGCCGGGGGCTCGATCGTCGTTGCGGCGATTGCTGTGTACGCCGTCGCCGTCGGCTCCCAGGGGCTGGCGCATCGTCTCCCAACCGTTCGACGGCTCCGAAGCCAACGGCCCGGACAGACCCGAGAAGGACTCGAAGCCGACGGAGGCGAGCGGGAGTGA
- a CDS encoding metal ABC transporter ATP-binding protein codes for MTTATTRRDRSTDTVISVDDVTFGYGEIPVLESVSIDVEPGAFLGLVGPNGSGKSTLLDLMLGLRRPDSGTVSLFGEPAHEFEAGERIGYVAQDATKAARDMPVTVREVVEMGRYPRRLFGRFSATDRRAVEGALEQVGITDLASRRIGRLSGGQRQRVFIARALASEADLLALDEPTVGVDAESREEFYSLLHDLNATGLTVILIEHDIGVVTTYATDIACVNRQLYFDGTPDEFVETDALAQAYGTDQNVLHHDH; via the coding sequence ATGACGACAGCAACCACTAGAAGAGATCGGTCGACGGATACGGTGATCAGCGTCGACGACGTCACGTTCGGCTACGGAGAGATCCCGGTTCTCGAGTCGGTGTCGATCGACGTCGAACCCGGGGCCTTCCTCGGACTGGTGGGTCCAAACGGAAGCGGCAAGAGCACGCTGCTCGACCTGATGCTCGGTCTCCGACGGCCCGACAGTGGAACGGTTTCGCTGTTCGGCGAACCCGCCCACGAGTTCGAGGCCGGTGAGCGAATCGGATACGTCGCACAGGACGCGACGAAGGCGGCGCGCGATATGCCGGTCACGGTTCGAGAAGTTGTCGAGATGGGGCGGTACCCGCGGCGGCTCTTCGGCCGATTCTCGGCAACGGATCGGCGAGCGGTCGAGGGAGCGCTGGAGCAGGTCGGAATCACTGATCTCGCGTCACGGCGAATCGGCCGACTGTCCGGTGGCCAACGACAACGAGTCTTCATCGCCCGCGCGCTCGCCTCGGAGGCCGACCTGCTCGCGCTCGACGAACCGACGGTCGGCGTCGATGCCGAATCCAGAGAGGAGTTCTACAGCCTCCTGCACGACCTGAACGCGACCGGCCTGACCGTCATCCTCATCGAACACGACATCGGCGTCGTCACTACCTACGCGACGGACATCGCGTGTGTCAATCGCCAGCTGTACTTCGACGGCACTCCGGACGAATTCGTCGAAACGGACGCCCTCGCACAAGCGTACGGGACTGACCAGAACGTCCTCCACCACGACCACTAA
- a CDS encoding DUF7511 domain-containing protein: MSDTTSDDTEPEWDGNAAPGPSDTPRSGLMALVVGPAERPVCTIYPPDVAVPFRTTTWITAYGDSFVDLDDYR, translated from the coding sequence ATGAGCGACACCACGTCTGACGACACGGAACCGGAGTGGGACGGGAACGCCGCGCCCGGTCCGTCCGATACACCTCGCTCGGGATTGATGGCACTGGTCGTCGGCCCGGCCGAGAGACCCGTCTGTACGATCTATCCGCCGGACGTGGCCGTTCCGTTTCGGACGACGACCTGGATTACGGCGTACGGGGATTCGTTCGTCGACCTCGACGACTACCGATGA